Proteins encoded together in one Bacteroides zoogleoformans window:
- a CDS encoding glucose-6-phosphate isomerase, which yields MIDLNIEKTLGFISKEKVFAYEAQAKAAQEALENGTGKGNDFLGWLHLPSSISKEHLAELKATAQTLRENCEVVVVAGIGGSYLGARAVIEALSDSFTWLRDKKTAPVILYAGHNIGEDYLYELTRYLADKKFGVINISKSGTTTETALAFRLLKKQCEDQRGKDVAKQVIVAITDAKKGAARVTADNEGYKSFIIPDNVGGRFSVLTPVGLLPIAVAGFDIDKLVAGAAAMEKACGKDVPFVQNPAAIYAATRNELYKNGKKIEILVNFNPKLHYVSEWWKQLYGESEGKEHKGIFPAAVDFSTDLHSMGQWIQEGERTICETVISVEKTNHKLEVPTDEQNLDGLNFLAGKRVDEVNKMAELGTQLAHVDGGVPNIRIVIPALNEESIGGLLYFFEKACGISGYILGVNPFDQPGVEAYKKNMFALLNKPGYEEESKAIRARL from the coding sequence ATGATCGATTTAAACATTGAAAAGACACTCGGATTCATTTCCAAAGAAAAAGTCTTCGCCTATGAAGCGCAAGCAAAAGCTGCACAGGAGGCATTAGAGAACGGTACGGGCAAAGGAAACGACTTTCTGGGCTGGCTGCATCTCCCCTCTTCCATCAGCAAAGAGCACTTGGCCGAACTGAAAGCCACTGCGCAAACCTTGCGCGAGAACTGCGAGGTGGTGGTCGTTGCCGGCATCGGCGGAAGCTACCTCGGCGCACGCGCGGTGATAGAGGCTTTGTCGGACAGCTTCACTTGGCTGCGCGACAAGAAAACGGCTCCGGTAATCCTGTATGCCGGACACAACATCGGTGAAGATTATCTGTACGAACTTACCCGATACTTGGCAGACAAGAAGTTCGGTGTCATCAATATCTCCAAATCGGGCACCACCACCGAGACGGCTTTAGCTTTCCGCTTGCTGAAGAAACAATGTGAAGACCAGCGCGGCAAAGACGTGGCAAAGCAGGTAATCGTAGCCATCACCGACGCCAAGAAAGGCGCTGCCCGCGTGACGGCCGACAACGAAGGCTATAAGTCCTTTATCATCCCTGACAACGTAGGCGGCCGCTTCTCAGTATTGACTCCGGTGGGGCTGTTGCCCATCGCGGTGGCAGGCTTCGACATCGACAAACTGGTGGCAGGCGCGGCAGCCATGGAAAAAGCGTGCGGAAAGGATGTTCCGTTTGTACAAAACCCCGCCGCCATCTACGCAGCCACCCGCAACGAACTTTACAAGAACGGCAAGAAGATTGAAATCCTCGTAAACTTCAACCCCAAACTGCACTACGTAAGCGAATGGTGGAAACAGCTTTACGGCGAATCCGAGGGTAAGGAGCACAAAGGTATCTTCCCGGCTGCCGTAGACTTCTCTACCGACCTGCATTCCATGGGACAATGGATTCAGGAGGGCGAACGCACCATCTGCGAAACGGTGATTTCCGTAGAAAAAACAAATCACAAGCTGGAGGTTCCCACCGACGAACAGAACCTTGACGGCTTGAATTTCCTTGCCGGCAAACGTGTGGACGAGGTGAACAAAATGGCGGAACTGGGAACACAGCTTGCCCACGTGGACGGCGGCGTGCCCAACATACGCATCGTCATTCCCGCCTTGAACGAAGAAAGCATCGGCGGCCTGCTCTACTTCTTCGAAAAAGCTTGCGGCATCAGTGGCTACATTCTGGGAGTCAACCCGTTCGACCAGCCGGGCGTGGAAGCATACAAGAAGAACATGTTCGCCTTGCTGAACAAACCGGGGTACGAAGAGGAATCCAAGGCCATCCGGGCAAGACTGTAA
- a CDS encoding helix-turn-helix domain-containing protein, with product MINAIFSTLTFQVSLFWSVIFLKEYRTADPAKRLLTIFMLICTLLHFSHAAYFNKSVQLFSFLESIYTFCTLAGYPLYYLYIRKLTDATPLRIRDYWVLLPALLISLTAAVLYIMMGNERVPFVESCFYKHDASEVTHSAVAQAQYSRLLVMKIVYAIQLIPVCYFGSKRIVAFNKRVKNFYANTEEKTLDPIRLLLIIFIIFTLLSGTANYIGRDFFIQESWMVIIPSVIFSTMIFAVAYVGFKQKFTAIDFCHDEQTTAEKDEATTVAENIINNGRNGSIAKATNPEYLLLGETIGRIIESQQLFRQKGLLITDVAKLAGSNRTYISTYLNQELNTSFSDFINNYRVEYAKSLLASKDPVYSIPEIFEMSGFTNEVSFYRIFKKHTGLTPKQWVKQQGNK from the coding sequence ATGATAAATGCCATATTCTCCACCCTCACTTTCCAAGTGAGCCTTTTCTGGTCGGTAATCTTCCTGAAAGAATATCGGACGGCAGACCCCGCCAAGAGATTACTGACCATCTTCATGCTGATTTGCACCCTACTCCACTTCTCGCATGCAGCTTACTTCAACAAAAGTGTCCAACTGTTTTCCTTCCTCGAAAGCATCTACACTTTCTGCACACTGGCAGGCTATCCGCTATACTATCTATACATCCGCAAACTTACGGACGCCACACCCCTGCGCATCCGGGATTATTGGGTATTGCTCCCCGCCCTGCTTATCAGCCTGACGGCCGCCGTGCTCTACATCATGATGGGCAATGAGCGGGTTCCTTTCGTAGAAAGCTGTTTTTACAAACATGATGCATCAGAGGTCACACATTCCGCCGTCGCCCAAGCGCAATACTCCAGACTACTCGTCATGAAGATTGTTTATGCCATCCAACTGATTCCGGTATGCTACTTCGGTTCCAAAAGAATCGTGGCATTCAATAAGCGAGTCAAGAACTTTTATGCCAACACCGAAGAAAAGACACTGGATCCGATACGCTTACTACTGATTATATTCATAATCTTCACCCTTCTGTCGGGCACAGCCAACTATATCGGACGCGATTTCTTCATTCAGGAGTCATGGATGGTCATCATCCCCTCCGTGATTTTCAGCACCATGATTTTCGCCGTGGCATACGTGGGCTTCAAACAGAAGTTCACCGCCATCGATTTCTGCCACGACGAACAAACGACGGCGGAAAAAGACGAAGCGACAACTGTTGCCGAAAATATCATCAACAATGGCAGGAACGGCTCCATTGCCAAAGCCACCAATCCGGAATATCTTCTTCTCGGGGAGACAATCGGCAGGATTATAGAAAGTCAACAGCTCTTCCGCCAAAAGGGGTTGCTCATCACCGATGTTGCCAAACTGGCAGGCAGCAACCGGACGTACATCTCCACTTATCTCAATCAGGAACTCAACACCTCTTTCTCCGACTTCATCAACAATTACCGGGTGGAGTATGCCAAATCGTTGCTCGCCTCGAAAGACCCGGTATATTCCATACCCGAAATCTTTGAGATGTCAGGATTTACAAACGAAGTGTCTTTCTACCGCATCTTTAAAAAGCACACGGGTCTCACCCCCAAGCAATGGGTCAAGCAACAAGGCAATAAATAG
- a CDS encoding helix-turn-helix domain-containing protein, which produces MINAIFSTLPFGVCLFWSAIFLKEYRKAEPAKRLLTRFMLVCTMLYFSHAVYFNKSVQLFSIVESIYAFCTLAVYPLYYLYIRKLTDTKSLRIRDYRVLLPALLVSLTTALLYIAMGDERIAFVESYFYEHATSPAIYSGVAKAQCIRLILMKVVFTVQLIPVCYYGFKRLAAFNEQINNFYANTEGKTLAPIRSLLTVFLIFTFLSAIANYIGRDFFIQESWMVTIPSVIFSTMIFSVAYIGFKQNFNAIDFCRDEQTAGEKDELTLTATEEDDYDDERTCAKDTRNRENPDFLLLGETIGRIIKSQQLFRQKGLLITDVAKLAGSNRTYISTYLNQELKTSFSDFINNYRVEYAKSLLASKDPVYSIPEIFEMSGFTNEVSFYRIFKKHTGLTPKQWAKQQGNK; this is translated from the coding sequence ATGATAAACGCCATATTCTCCACCCTCCCCTTCGGAGTGTGTCTTTTCTGGTCTGCAATCTTCCTGAAGGAATATCGCAAGGCAGAGCCCGCCAAAAGGTTATTGACCCGTTTCATGCTGGTCTGCACCATGCTCTATTTCTCGCATGCGGTTTATTTCAACAAAAGTGTCCAATTGTTCTCCATCGTCGAGAGCATTTACGCTTTCTGCACATTGGCGGTTTATCCGTTATACTATCTGTACATCCGCAAACTGACCGACACCAAGTCCTTGCGCATCCGCGACTACCGGGTACTGCTCCCTGCCCTCCTTGTCAGCCTGACTACCGCCCTGCTCTACATCGCCATGGGCGACGAACGAATAGCTTTTGTAGAAAGCTATTTCTACGAACACGCTACATCGCCCGCCATTTATTCAGGTGTTGCCAAAGCACAATGCATCAGGTTGATTCTCATGAAGGTGGTCTTTACCGTCCAACTGATTCCGGTATGCTATTACGGTTTCAAGAGGCTCGCTGCATTCAACGAGCAGATCAATAACTTTTATGCCAACACCGAGGGGAAAACACTGGCTCCGATACGCTCACTGCTGACCGTATTCCTAATCTTCACCTTTCTGTCGGCCATAGCCAACTACATCGGACGTGATTTTTTCATTCAGGAATCATGGATGGTCACCATCCCTTCCGTGATTTTCAGCACCATGATTTTCTCCGTGGCATACATCGGCTTCAAGCAGAACTTCAACGCAATAGACTTCTGCCGGGACGAACAGACGGCAGGAGAAAAGGATGAACTTACACTTACCGCAACAGAGGAAGACGATTATGATGATGAACGGACTTGTGCCAAAGACACCCGGAACAGAGAAAATCCGGATTTTCTTCTTCTCGGGGAAACAATCGGCAGAATTATAAAAAGTCAACAGCTCTTCCGCCAAAAGGGGTTGCTCATCACCGATGTTGCCAAACTGGCAGGCAGCAACCGGACGTACATCTCCACTTATCTCAATCAAGAACTCAAGACCTCTTTCTCCGACTTCATCAACAATTACCGGGTGGAGTATGCCAAATCGTTGCTCGCCTCGAAAGACCCGGTATATTCCATACCCGAAATCTTTGAGATGTCAGGATTTACAAACGAAGTGTCTTTCTATCGCATCTTTAAAAAGCACACGGGTCTCACCCCCAAGCAATGGGCCAAGCAGCAAGGCAATAAATAG
- a CDS encoding N-acetylmuramoyl-L-alanine amidase family protein produces MASYRHYILYIGICLGLLVFPGCMDGVAAKDFVVVIDAGHGGHDPGAVGQMSKEKNINLNVALKLGRQIKNSCHDVKVVYTREKDVFIPLDRRAEIANNAKADLFISIHTNALSGNRTAQGASTWTLGLAKSDANLEVAKRENSVILYENDYRTRYAGFNPNSAESYIIFEFMQDKYMSQSVHLAALVQKEFRSTCKRVDRGVHQAGFLVLKASAMPSILVELGFISTPEEERYLNTDAGIKSLANGIFRAFITYKREQEIRSKGSSDTVLPEDAEAAEASVQDSTADTVQAGPETAVATSAGVTRPAGEASKMTGKSISTQTEQSGIVFKIQILTSSRHLAGNDKRFKGLKGVESYQEDGIYKYTYGASPDYNLVLRNKRGIADKFKDAFIIAFKDGKKMNVNAAISEFKKSRNK; encoded by the coding sequence ATGGCATCATATAGACATTACATATTATACATAGGTATATGCTTGGGACTGCTTGTCTTTCCCGGCTGTATGGATGGCGTTGCAGCCAAGGACTTTGTTGTGGTTATCGACGCCGGTCATGGTGGACACGACCCCGGAGCTGTGGGGCAAATGTCTAAAGAAAAAAACATCAATCTGAATGTGGCATTGAAGTTGGGGCGCCAAATTAAAAACAGTTGTCACGATGTAAAAGTGGTTTATACACGCGAGAAAGATGTTTTTATACCGCTTGACCGTCGTGCGGAGATAGCCAACAATGCCAAAGCCGATTTGTTCATCTCCATACACACCAATGCCTTGTCCGGCAATCGGACTGCCCAAGGAGCTTCCACTTGGACGTTGGGCTTGGCTAAATCGGATGCCAATCTGGAAGTGGCTAAACGCGAGAACTCCGTTATCTTATACGAAAACGATTACCGGACACGCTATGCGGGCTTTAATCCGAATTCGGCCGAATCGTACATCATTTTTGAGTTCATGCAAGACAAGTATATGTCGCAAAGCGTACACTTGGCGGCTCTTGTGCAAAAAGAGTTCCGTAGTACTTGTAAACGGGTGGATCGCGGAGTGCATCAAGCGGGCTTCCTTGTATTGAAAGCCAGTGCCATGCCCAGCATTCTGGTGGAGCTTGGCTTTATATCTACTCCGGAGGAAGAACGCTATCTGAACACGGACGCTGGCATTAAATCTCTTGCCAACGGCATTTTCCGTGCGTTCATTACTTACAAGCGCGAACAGGAAATACGGTCGAAGGGAAGTAGCGATACGGTTCTGCCGGAAGATGCGGAGGCGGCGGAAGCTTCTGTGCAAGATAGCACAGCCGATACTGTTCAAGCCGGACCGGAAACAGCGGTTGCGACTTCCGCCGGCGTAACCCGGCCTGCCGGCGAAGCATCGAAAATGACAGGAAAAAGCATCTCCACTCAAACAGAACAGAGTGGTATTGTATTTAAAATACAGATACTTACCTCTTCGAGGCATTTGGCCGGAAATGACAAAAGATTCAAGGGCCTGAAAGGGGTAGAGTCTTACCAAGAAGACGGAATCTATAAATATACCTATGGCGCATCGCCCGACTACAATCTGGTGCTGCGTAATAAGCGCGGCATCGCAGATAAATTCAAGGATGCATTCATCATAGCTTTCAAGGATGGAAAGAAAATGAACGTCAATGCGGCCATCAGCGAGTTCAAGAAAAGCAGAAATAAATAA
- a CDS encoding PorT family protein has product MKRFKFLMMAAFTAVCASVSAQQVITLDQLKAKKQDKQTQQQSQQKTQQQKQQKPQKQQKQTQQQSQQKPQKQQKSYSSSDYEGFSSFIVQYNAASLNISAEGMSASDGFSGLSAGYLKAINMGNTPFYIEPGVTAQYFFKNKFSMLSVKIPFSVIYTFPVADGINLDPHVGAYLRGNIIGKSDKVDVFSKEEMKKAGQEPWKRVQFGLHFGLRARFNDKFIGGISYSMDLNEITAHTKVNSFDLTFGIIF; this is encoded by the coding sequence ATGAAACGATTCAAATTCTTAATGATGGCAGCATTCACAGCAGTTTGCGCATCAGTCTCGGCACAACAAGTGATTACACTTGACCAACTGAAAGCGAAGAAGCAGGATAAGCAGACGCAACAGCAAAGCCAGCAGAAAACACAGCAGCAGAAACAGCAGAAGCCACAGAAGCAGCAGAAGCAGACGCAACAGCAAAGCCAGCAGAAGCCACAGAAGCAGCAGAAGAGTTACAGCTCGTCCGATTACGAGGGGTTCAGCAGTTTCATCGTGCAGTACAACGCAGCCAGTTTGAACATCAGTGCCGAAGGAATGAGTGCCAGCGACGGATTCTCCGGACTCTCCGCCGGCTATCTCAAAGCTATCAACATGGGCAATACGCCCTTCTACATCGAACCGGGAGTCACAGCCCAATATTTCTTTAAAAACAAGTTCAGCATGTTGTCCGTCAAGATACCCTTCAGCGTCATCTATACTTTTCCGGTTGCCGACGGTATCAATCTCGACCCCCATGTGGGAGCCTATTTGCGGGGAAATATCATAGGAAAATCTGACAAAGTAGATGTTTTCTCAAAGGAAGAGATGAAAAAGGCGGGACAGGAGCCGTGGAAGCGTGTGCAGTTCGGCCTCCATTTCGGACTACGCGCCCGTTTCAACGACAAGTTCATAGGTGGTATCAGTTATTCGATGGATTTGAATGAAATCACCGCACATACAAAAGTGAACTCGTTCGACTTGACTTTCGGAATCATCTTCTGA
- a CDS encoding HAD-IA family hydrolase, whose amino-acid sequence MIENATFRFTETSGLPHIQLKAVLFDMDGVLFNSMPYHTDAWHKVMERHGLHLSREEAYMHEGRTGAGTINIVYRRQHGTDAPAELIECIYAEKSAEFGTHPEPLPMPGAWEILQKVKAAGLIPVLVTGSGQHSLLNRLNHSFPDIFRRKHMVTAYDVKYGKPHPEPYLMGLQKAGVKADEAIVIENAPIGVEAGVAAGIFTIAVNTGPLDPQILLNAGANLLFPSMQALCDNWEALNTALKMRL is encoded by the coding sequence ATGATTGAAAACGCCACTTTTCGCTTTACGGAAACTTCCGGACTTCCTCATATCCAACTCAAGGCCGTTCTTTTCGACATGGACGGCGTATTATTCAACTCCATGCCCTACCATACAGATGCTTGGCATAAAGTGATGGAACGCCACGGCCTGCACCTGAGCCGCGAAGAAGCTTATATGCACGAAGGACGCACAGGTGCCGGAACAATCAACATCGTCTACCGTCGGCAACATGGCACAGATGCCCCTGCCGAACTGATAGAATGCATCTATGCGGAAAAAAGCGCCGAATTCGGCACTCATCCCGAACCGCTACCTATGCCCGGCGCATGGGAAATACTGCAAAAAGTAAAAGCAGCAGGCCTTATTCCGGTACTTGTCACCGGCTCCGGACAACATTCCCTGCTGAACCGGCTCAATCACAGCTTCCCCGACATATTCCGGCGCAAACATATGGTGACTGCCTATGACGTAAAATATGGTAAACCTCATCCGGAACCTTACTTGATGGGATTGCAAAAAGCCGGCGTGAAAGCCGATGAAGCCATTGTTATAGAGAATGCCCCCATCGGAGTAGAGGCAGGAGTAGCAGCAGGCATCTTCACCATAGCAGTCAATACCGGCCCATTAGACCCGCAAATATTGCTGAATGCCGGAGCCAACTTGTTGTTTCCCTCCATGCAGGCGCTTTGCGATAATTGGGAAGCACTGAACACTGCATTAAAAATGCGGCTGTAA
- the lysS gene encoding lysine--tRNA ligase, which produces MNVLELSEQEIIRRNSMNELRAMGIEPYPAAEYVTNAFSTDIKDEFKDDAAPRQVSVAGRMMSRRVMGKASFIELQDSKGRIQVYITRDDICPDENKEMYNTVFKRLLDLGDFIGIEGFVFRTQMGEISIHAQRLTVLSKSIRPLPIVKYKDGVAYDSFDDPELRYRQRYVDLIVNDGVKETFRKRATIIKTMRAALDEAGYTEVETPILQSIPGGASARPFITHHNSLDLDLYLRIATELYLKRLIVGGFEGVYEIGKNFRNEGMDKNHNPEFTCMELYVQYKDYNWMMSFTEKLLERICMAVNGSTETRIDGKTISFKAPYRRLPILDAIKEKTGYDLEGKSEDEIRAVCKELKMEIDDTMGKGKLIDEIFGEFCEGTFIQPTFITDYPVEMSPLTKMHRSKPGLTERFELMVNGKELANAYSELNDPIDQEERFKDQLQLSEKGDDEAMFIDQDFLKALQYGMPPTSGIGIGIDRLTMLMTGKAFIQEVLFFPQMRPEKTAPKDAPAKFTALGIPEEWVAVIQKAGYNLVNDMKEVNPQKLHMDICGMNKKYKLELANPTVGDVAGWINSIKD; this is translated from the coding sequence ATGAACGTATTAGAACTAAGTGAACAGGAAATCATTCGTCGCAACAGCATGAATGAACTTCGCGCGATGGGCATCGAGCCTTATCCCGCTGCAGAGTATGTAACCAATGCTTTCTCCACCGATATCAAAGACGAATTCAAAGACGATGCAGCTCCCCGACAAGTATCCGTGGCCGGCCGTATGATGAGCCGCCGTGTGATGGGAAAAGCTTCTTTCATAGAATTGCAGGACTCGAAAGGACGTATTCAGGTGTACATCACCCGCGATGACATCTGTCCGGACGAAAACAAGGAAATGTACAACACTGTGTTCAAACGTTTACTCGATTTGGGAGACTTCATAGGCATCGAGGGGTTTGTATTCCGCACACAAATGGGCGAAATCAGCATCCACGCCCAAAGGCTGACCGTACTCTCCAAAAGCATCAGGCCGCTGCCCATAGTCAAGTATAAAGACGGTGTGGCATACGACTCTTTCGACGACCCCGAACTGCGCTATCGCCAACGGTACGTAGACCTCATCGTGAACGATGGCGTGAAAGAGACTTTCAGGAAACGTGCCACCATTATCAAGACGATGCGTGCCGCATTGGACGAAGCCGGATATACCGAAGTGGAAACTCCGATTCTGCAATCCATCCCCGGCGGAGCCAGCGCACGGCCTTTCATCACGCACCATAACTCGTTGGACCTCGACCTTTATCTGCGCATCGCCACCGAGCTTTACTTGAAACGTCTCATTGTGGGCGGATTCGAGGGCGTATACGAAATAGGGAAAAACTTTCGCAACGAGGGTATGGACAAAAACCATAACCCTGAGTTCACCTGCATGGAGCTGTACGTACAATACAAGGACTACAACTGGATGATGAGCTTCACCGAGAAACTTTTAGAACGTATCTGCATGGCCGTGAACGGAAGTACGGAGACCCGGATAGACGGCAAGACCATCAGCTTCAAAGCCCCTTACCGCCGTCTGCCCATTCTGGATGCCATCAAGGAAAAGACGGGCTACGACCTCGAAGGAAAGAGCGAAGACGAAATACGTGCGGTATGCAAGGAACTGAAAATGGAAATCGACGACACCATGGGCAAGGGTAAGCTCATCGACGAGATTTTTGGCGAATTCTGCGAAGGGACTTTCATACAGCCTACTTTCATCACCGACTATCCCGTAGAAATGAGTCCACTGACCAAGATGCACCGCAGCAAGCCGGGGCTGACCGAGCGCTTCGAGCTGATGGTAAACGGCAAGGAGCTGGCCAACGCATACAGCGAGCTGAACGACCCCATCGATCAGGAAGAACGCTTCAAAGACCAGTTGCAACTGAGCGAAAAAGGCGACGACGAGGCCATGTTCATCGATCAGGATTTCCTCAAGGCCCTGCAATACGGCATGCCGCCCACGTCGGGCATCGGTATCGGCATAGACCGGCTGACCATGCTGATGACGGGCAAAGCATTCATTCAGGAAGTACTCTTCTTCCCGCAGATGCGTCCCGAAAAGACGGCTCCGAAAGACGCTCCTGCCAAATTCACGGCCTTGGGCATTCCCGAAGAGTGGGTAGCCGTTATCCAAAAAGCCGGATACAATTTGGTAAACGACATGAAAGAAGTAAACCCGCAGAAGCTTCACATGGACATCTGCGGCATGAATAAGAAGTATAAATTGGAACTGGCAAACCCGACCGTAGGCGATGTTGCCGGATGGATAAACTCGATTAAAGATTAA
- a CDS encoding NAD(P)H-dependent glycerol-3-phosphate dehydrogenase — MKLPGKIAIMGGGSWATAIAKMVLSQAESINWYMRRDDRIVDFKRLGHNPAYLTGVKFDIKRINFSSNINDVVKGSDTLIFVTPSPYLKAHLKKLKTKIKDKFIITAIKGIVPDDNMIVSEYFSKEYSVPAENIAVLAGPCHAEEVALERLSYLTIACPDTDKACAVARKLASSFIKTSVSNDVAGIEYSSVLKNVYAIAAGICSGLKYGDNFQAVLMSNAVQEMNRFLQTVHPLDRNVNDSAYLGDLLVTGYSNFSRNRTFGTMIGKGYSVKSAQIEMEMIAEGYYGTKCIKEINKHYHVNMPIVDAVYNILYERISPMIEIKLLTDSFR; from the coding sequence ATGAAACTACCCGGTAAGATAGCCATCATGGGAGGAGGAAGTTGGGCAACGGCCATTGCCAAAATGGTTCTGTCGCAAGCAGAGTCGATAAACTGGTATATGCGGCGCGACGACCGTATTGTCGACTTCAAACGGCTGGGACATAATCCGGCCTACCTGACGGGCGTCAAATTCGACATCAAGCGTATCAATTTCAGCTCAAACATCAACGATGTTGTGAAAGGCTCCGACACGCTCATCTTCGTCACGCCTTCTCCCTATCTGAAAGCCCACCTGAAAAAACTGAAGACCAAAATCAAGGATAAGTTCATCATAACTGCCATCAAAGGCATCGTGCCCGATGACAACATGATTGTATCGGAATACTTCAGCAAAGAATACAGCGTACCGGCCGAGAACATCGCCGTACTGGCAGGTCCTTGCCATGCCGAAGAAGTAGCCTTGGAACGCCTGTCCTATCTCACCATTGCCTGCCCCGACACGGACAAGGCTTGTGCCGTTGCCCGCAAACTGGCCAGCTCGTTCATCAAGACTTCCGTCAGCAACGACGTGGCCGGCATCGAATACAGTTCGGTGCTGAAAAATGTATATGCCATTGCCGCCGGAATATGCAGCGGTCTGAAGTACGGCGACAACTTTCAGGCGGTGCTCATGTCCAACGCCGTGCAGGAGATGAACAGATTCCTGCAAACTGTGCATCCACTGGACCGGAACGTGAACGACTCCGCCTATCTGGGCGACCTGTTAGTGACGGGCTACTCCAACTTCAGCCGCAACCGCACGTTCGGCACGATGATTGGCAAAGGGTATTCGGTGAAAAGCGCGCAGATAGAGATGGAAATGATTGCCGAAGGATACTATGGCACCAAATGTATCAAGGAAATCAACAAGCACTATCACGTCAACATGCCCATTGTGGATGCCGTGTACAACATTTTGTACGAGCGCATCTCGCCGATGATTGAAATAAAGCTGCTCACCGACTCGTTCCGGTAA
- a CDS encoding Cbp1 family collagen-binding glycoprotein adhesin, with protein MRKLLYFVAAVIVLTSMAACGGATDKLKKQVDSLEAMNAQNQSIMEQMTSFVSALSEGLDTIAKQEGRLFFSNKGPEGTMVDKEQLKKNLESFANTLVEQREKIRKMAELLEAKGMDMKKLETLVDYLNRQIDEKDQMITQLKNDLNQKNVNIAQLRGKVSSLSQDNQTLNQKLQEQEKLLSSAQIGKGFVVMGSRKILKENGILKGTKINYDNLPHELFTEVDTCTFGGMEIPAGKPKVLSTMPSSSYEIVRTSKNASEIHILNPEAFWSNTKYLIIQTN; from the coding sequence ATGAGAAAGTTATTGTATTTTGTCGCAGCCGTCATCGTCTTGACAAGTATGGCGGCTTGCGGCGGAGCAACTGACAAGCTGAAGAAGCAAGTGGACTCTTTGGAGGCCATGAATGCCCAAAACCAGAGCATCATGGAACAGATGACCTCGTTTGTGTCCGCCCTCTCCGAAGGGCTCGACACCATTGCCAAACAAGAAGGCAGGCTCTTCTTCTCGAACAAGGGGCCGGAGGGGACGATGGTAGATAAAGAGCAGTTGAAGAAAAACCTCGAATCCTTTGCCAATACACTTGTGGAACAGAGAGAGAAAATACGGAAGATGGCCGAACTGCTGGAAGCCAAAGGCATGGACATGAAGAAGCTGGAAACGCTTGTGGACTACCTGAACCGGCAGATTGACGAAAAAGACCAAATGATAACACAATTGAAGAATGACTTGAACCAAAAGAACGTAAACATCGCCCAACTGCGCGGAAAGGTCAGCTCGCTGAGCCAAGACAACCAAACGCTCAACCAAAAGCTGCAAGAACAGGAAAAGTTGCTGAGCAGCGCCCAAATAGGCAAAGGCTTTGTCGTGATGGGTTCGAGGAAGATTCTGAAAGAAAACGGCATCCTAAAGGGGACGAAAATAAATTATGACAACCTGCCGCACGAGCTCTTCACGGAAGTGGACACATGCACCTTTGGCGGAATGGAAATCCCGGCAGGTAAGCCGAAAGTTCTCTCCACCATGCCCTCATCTTCCTACGAAATTGTGCGCACGAGCAAGAATGCTTCGGAAATCCACATCTTAAATCCGGAGGCCTTCTGGAGCAACACGAAGTACCTGATTATTCAAACTAATTAG